The Miscanthus floridulus cultivar M001 chromosome 17, ASM1932011v1, whole genome shotgun sequence genome has a window encoding:
- the LOC136516553 gene encoding GDSL esterase/lipase At1g28580-like, whose translation MASRRRGFSAAYLPVLVLVCLAAAAVSGEPLPQYYDAIFSFGDSFSDTGNFVIINSGKLPNMPKFPPPYARCSNGRLVIDFLAEAFGLPLLPPSANKGTNFSQGANFAVMGATALDLQYFKDNNVWSIPPFNTSMNVQLEWFQEVKQTICPSDPSSCRALFGKSLFVFGEFGGNDYSFAWKADWSLEKVKTTLVPAVVASLVSGVERLLDEGARHVVVPGNLPAGCIPITLTMYLSEDRSEYDPRTGCLKKYNSVALYHNAMLRIALDRLQRRRPESRIVYADYYTPYIQFARTPHLYGYKRGALRACCGGGGPYNYNMSASCGLPGATTCEDPDAHVSWDGIHLTEAPYRFIANTWVKGPYAHPPLATVVLEDMVD comes from the exons ATGGCGTCGAGGAGGAGGGGCTTCTCGGCGGCGTACCTGCCGGTGCTGGTACTCGTGTGCCTGGCAGCCGCCGCGGTGTCGGGCGAGCCGCTGCCGCAGTACTACGATGCCATCTTCAGCTTCGGCGACTCCTTTTCCGACACGGGCAACTTCGTCATCATCAACTCCGGCAAGCTGCCCAACATGCCCAAGTTCCCGCCGCCGTACGCCAGGTGCTCCAACGGCCGCCTCGTCATCGACTTCCTGG CCGAGGCGTTCGGCCTGCCGCTTCTCCCTCCGTCGGCCAACAAGGGCACCAACTTCAGCCAGGGCGCCAACTTCGCGGTGATGGGCGCGACGGCGCTGGACCTGCAGTACTTCAAGGACAACAACGTGTGGAGCATCCCGCCCTTCAACACCTCCATGAACGTGCAGCTGGAGTGGTTCCAGGAGGTGAAGCAGACCATCTGCCCGTCGGACCCGTCCTCCTGCCGCGCCCTGTTCGGGAAGTCCCTGTTCGTGTTCGGCGAGTTCGGCGGCAACGACTACAGCTTCGCGTGGAAGGCGGACTGGTCCCTGGAGAAAGTGAAGACGACGCTGGTGCCCGCCGTGGTGGCCTCCCTGGTGAGCGGCGTCGAGCGGCTCCTGGACGAGGGCGCCCGCCACGTGGTGGTGCCGGGGAACCTCCCCGCCGGCTGCATCCCCATCACGCTCACCATGTACCTGTCGGAGGACAGGTCCGAGTACGACCCGCGGACGGGGTGTCTGAAGAAGTACAACAGCGTGGCGCTCTACCATAACGCCATGCTCCGCATCGCACTCGACCGCCTCCAGCGACGGCGGCCGGAGTCCCGCATCGTCTACGCCGACTACTAcacgccctacatccagttcgcgCGCACCCCGCACCTCTACG GCTACAAGCGCGGCGCTCTGCGGgcgtgctgcggcggcggcgggccgtACAACTACAACATGAGCGCGTCGTGCGGGCTCCCCGGCGCCACCACCTGCGAGGACCCCGACGCGCACGTCAGCTGGGACGGCATCCACCTCACGGAGGCGCCCTACCGCTTCATCGCCAACACCTGGGTCAAGGGCCCCTACGCGCACCCGCCGCTCGCCACCGTCGTCCTCGAGGACATGGTCGACTGA